Proteins from a genomic interval of Quercus robur chromosome 9, dhQueRobu3.1, whole genome shotgun sequence:
- the LOC126700638 gene encoding uncharacterized protein LOC126700638 — MDELNLKPAWYDIKIIYRYPQEVLHERINYGYMAIKEDKHVKMMFNRIQKMPQVNAAELYVSLEPLVEVDTEVVQQTTMSFQFTAVNDGCTTMRGYTLPSQDHVANTGKTLHPEETHLKEENEDEDEDHATNDGENIDDVDEYEERIDQGEFENDVDDHEVVANFEEENMEYDDEGDADNDIGVQHDTNTTTGYRPPSESFYANTWENMVDPSCLQIPSVSTWEDGMHFCKRLTFANKQAVRRALIIYPANDNRNFIIRRSTKTKLCAACVDDNCKWYVGAFMKSKLNGLWMVTSYLGPHTCIPFGLRRDGKMMNSNFVASEIVGKLQQNHTTRIDELWEIIHTKYKHELSYYKVWDAKQKAIAKIFGDWEESYQRLRKLLLAYLDQDSSTQYSYHTIPRPHEGTALLRYVYWAFTPCIAAFKYCRPVISIDGTHLYGKYKGVLMIAMATDAN, encoded by the coding sequence atggACGAATTGAATTTGAAACCTGCTTGGTATGACATCAAGATTATCTATCGTTACCCACAAGAAGTTCTTCATGAACGGATAAATTACGGGTATATGGCGATCAAAGAAGACAAACATGTAAAGATGATGTTTAATAGGATCCAAAAAATGCCCCAAGTAAATGCTGCTGAGTTGTACGTAAGTTTGGAGCCGCTTGTAGAAGTTGATACTGAGGTGGTGCAACAAACAACTATGTCTTTCCAATTTACAGCCGTAAATGATGGATGCACTACAATGAGAGGTTATACGCTCCCATCTCAAGATCATGTTGCCAATACTGGTAAAACCCTCCATCCTGAAGAGACACATTTAAAGGAGGAAAatgaagacgaagacgaagatcaTGCTACGAATGATGGTGAAAATATTGATGATGTGGATGAGTATGAAGAGAGGATTGACCAAGGTGAGTTTGAGAATGATGTGGATGACCATGAAGTCGTTGCcaattttgaagaggaaaatatggagtATGATGATGAAGGTGATGCAGACAATGATATTGGCGTTCAGCATGATACAAATACGACCACTGGCTACAGACCTCCTTCCGAGTCATTCTACgcaaatacttgggaaaatatggttgatccttCATGTCTTCAGATACCATCTGTTTCTACTTGGGAAGATGGGATGCATTTTTGTAAAAGGTTGACTTTTGCAAATAAACAGGCGGTGAGACGTGCATTGATAATATACCCAGCAAAtgataatagaaattttataatcCGGAGGTCAACCAAAACTAAATTGTGCGCCGCATGCGTTGACGACAACTGCAAGTGGTACGTTGGGGCATTCATGAAGTCTAAACTTAATGGTCTATGGATGGTCACGTCTTATTTGGGTCCACACACTTGTATACCCTTTGGCTTGCGAAGAGATGGTAAAATGATGAattctaattttgttgcatcagaaattgtgggaaaatTGCAACAAAATCACACTACTCGTATTGATGAGCTCTGGGAGATCATACATACTAAGTATAAGCATGAGCTTTCCTACTATAAAGTATGGGacgcaaaacaaaaggcaattgcTAAGATATTTGGGGATTGGGAGGAGTCTTACCAAAGGCTGCGAAAGTTGTTGTTGGCATACTTGGATCAGGATTCGAGTACCCAGTACAGCTATCACACCATACCTAGGCCACACGAAGGTACTGCGTTACTGCGCTATGTATATTGGGCATTCACTCCATGCATTGCTGCATTCAAATATTGCAGGCCAGTGATCAGTATTGATGGAACTCATTTGTATGGTAAATACAAAGGGGTATTGATGATTGCAATGGCAACCGATGCTAACTAA
- the LOC126699848 gene encoding uncharacterized protein LOC126699848 — MHEDPIIYREIHEACAPATPQLAKTVLDQDFVTGPSQVQSELTTSKLFHDSTTSSNLDMGDGRTGDSSQMWQDGPCIENGREVHIEEEFPEVKVDFQETFLGHTSPISRCRFSASGNNIASASIDGTVTSGTTNRSNIVPTGGSRGDISQGPNFEAKVAKLVELGFGRKQSYKLLNYSKEMKIRHQGFFLGVEVNIYL; from the exons ATGCATGAAGATCCTATTATATACAGGGAGATACATGAAGCCTGTGCTCCTGCTACTCCACAATTAGCTAAAACAGTGCTGGATCAAGATTTTGTTACTGGGCCTTCTCAAGTTCAATCTGAGCTTACCACATCCAAGTTGTTTCATGATTCAACCACTTCATCAAATCTTGATATGGGAGATGGTAGAACTGGTGATTCCAGTCAAATGTGGCAAGATGGCCCCTGTATTG AAAATGGCAGGGAAGTTCACATAGAAGAAGAATTTCCAGAAGTTAAAGTAGACTTTCAg GAGACATTTTTGGGTCACACAAGTCCTATCAGTCGGTGCCGCTTTTCTGCGTCAGGGAACAATATAGCCAGTGCTTCTATAGATGGTACA GTGACATCAGGAACAACAAATAGAAGCAATATTGTCCCAACAGGAGGGTCTCGTGGTGATATAAGCCAG GGACCTAATTTTGAAGCCAAAGTGGCAAAGCTTGTTGAGCTAGGGTTTGGAAGGAAGCAGTCATACAAGCTCTTAAATTATTCGAAGGAAATGAAGATCAGGCACCAGGGTTTCTTTTTGGGGGTTGAAGTTAACATTTATTTGTAG
- the LOC126700639 gene encoding DNA-(apurinic or apyrimidinic site) endonuclease, chloroplastic-like: MDQTVTLPDTICIAVLPRNLRIGTLVSFRVSAMGSKRSLWNSSVPVSSSIVEDKKDKKLKGSISTNQDLEKGAVKENGVKSSLGEIQRFKDDPAKIETMTVQELRSTLRSVGVPAKGSKRDLVYALKCFVDTKIDGENSLAVEERVSYVSAESMSIQSKVKIFSEEEHVENVNTDLEVPSLPRHKGRIKKSVAEGNAVKVDAKMVAMKQKLSIKSDGVSGGKFSQAKRTSEIVTEAVNGDEVNLPVVKTEPWTILAHKKPQKGWIPYNPRTMRPPPLTRDTKYVKLMSWNVNGLRALLKLEGFSALQLAQREDFDVLCLQETKLQEKDVEEIKYLIDGYDNTFWTSSVSKLGYSGTAIIPDASTG; the protein is encoded by the exons ATGGATCAAACAGTAACTCTTCCAGAcacaatttg CATTGCAGTACTTCCAAGGAATTTGAGAATTGGAACATTGGTTTCTTTTAGAGTAAGTGCAATGGGGTCTAAACGATCCCTCTGGAATTCATCAGTGCCTGTCTCTTCTTCGATAGTTGAGGACAAGAAAGATAAGAAACTGAAAGGGTCAATCAGTACAAACCAAGATTTGGAGAAGGGTGCTGTCAAG GAAAATGGTGTTAAAAGCTCTTTAGGTGAGATTCAGAGATTTAAGGATGACCCGGCAAAAATTGAGACAATGACAGTTCAAGAGCTTCGAAGTACATTGAG gAGTGTAGGGGTTCCTGCTAAAGGAAGCAAACGCGACCTTGTGTATGCTTTGAAGTGTTTCGTGGATACAAAAATAGATG GTGAAAATTCTCTGGCGGTAGAAGAACGTGTATCCTACGTTTCTGCTGAAAGTATGTCAATACAAAGTAAGGTTAAAATTTTTTCTGAGGAAGAACATGTTGAAAATGTCAACACTGATTTGGAGGTTCCCTCTCTTCCACGGCACAAGGGAAGAATAAAGAAATCTGTAGCTGAGGGAAATGCAGTCAAAGTTGATGCTAAAATGGTTGCTATGAAACAAAAGCTGTCAATCAAATCTGATGGGGTTTCAG GTGGGAAGTTCTCCCAGGCAAAGAGAACTTCAGAGATTGTTACTGAAGCTGTTAACGGTGATGAAGTTAATTTGCCTGTTGTAAAGACTGAACCATGGACAATTCTTGCCCACAAGAAGCCTCAGAAAGGTTGGATCCCTTATAATCCGAGAACCATGAGGCCTCCACCTCTTACCAGGGATACAAAGTATGTGAAGCTTATGTCTTGGAATGTCAATGGATTAAGGGCTTTATTGAAGTTAGAGGGGTTTTCTGCACTGCAACTTGCTCAAAGGGAAGATTTTGATGTGTTGTGCTTGCAAGAGACCAAATTGCAG GAGAAGGATGTTGAGGAAATCAAGTATCTCATAGATGGCTATGACAATACCTTCTGGACTAGTAGTGTTTCCAAACTTGGTTATTCTGGAACAGCAATTATACCGGATGCAAGCACAGGATAA
- the LOC126700640 gene encoding receptor-like serine/threonine-protein kinase At4g25390 produces the protein MQQEPPSDSTSIGPSSAIDPPHVQVEQASGLPAQPEGRPKRILKAPPYGIGGHKHGHNAGPEASDEGHARPPPHYTRRHKVQKRLEALEFKFSTIKAATNNFSNANKLGEGGFEVDFEVAGNDSNLLICDVFNCGQLEGLSLMKLGSLKMCSMIMLFVRSLSIFELCSVRRVQGN, from the exons ATGCAGCAGGAGCCACCCTCCGACAGTACGTCTATTGGCCCTTCATCAGCCATCGACCCACCCCATGTTCAGGTTGAGCAGGCTAGTGGGTTACCTGCTCAACCAGAAGGTCGGCCGAAACGCATATTAAAGGCACCTCCTTATGGGATAGGGGGGCACAAACATGGACACAACGCTGGGCCCGAGGCATCTGACGAAGGACATGCAAGACCTCCTCCTCATTATACGAGACGGCATAAGGTCCAAAAAAG GCTGGAAGCACTGGAATTCAAGTTCAGCACAATAAAAGCAGCAACAAATAACTTTTCTAATGCCAATAAGCTTGGAGAGGGCGGATTTGAGGTCGATTTTGAAGTGGCTGGCAATGATTCTAACTTATTAATTTGTGATGTATTTAATTGCGGCCAATTAGAGGGGCTAAGCCTCATGAAGTTGGGGAGTTTGAAAATGTGCTCTATGATTATGTTGTTTGTCAGGAGCTTATCTATTTTTGAACTTTGCTCTGTACGTAGGGTCCAAGGAAACTGA